A genome region from Columba livia isolate bColLiv1 breed racing homer chromosome 2, bColLiv1.pat.W.v2, whole genome shotgun sequence includes the following:
- the CDCA7L gene encoding cell division cycle-associated 7-like protein isoform X2, translating to MPGTSGEHPLHPPEHQEPGSGTGRLLPLPSQATRGTPSPARLSRRRRPAPPRHRPPLLPPPPPAAAMVRRGRRRRRRAAKGPATSRGKKQIPQDVADIFNAPSDKDFIGFQDDASKQRLLSEDSYACFDHLESEQKGVRFQSRYLTEELRRIFTEDTDSETEAFEGFTSSEVDVNKKGVLATESDLSDEEHDNLLGSEEEEEEEVKKKVSPKRRFGLRVSFQFPTRKSSEKKVPEQAFSNLPLKNNESLTPLSKEISCKRWDKLEGSASESEEDIKETQEETSSALLKRAMNIKENKAMLAQLLAELNSIPDLFPVKTPASTPSKQKKTPRRTFSEGQITRRMNPTRNARPPEKFALEKFTVSAVKFAEHFRSYRQQNLLKKRLTLGDCGVRKRRRSSKYSSHRPVEDITEEDLDNIAITVKDKIYDKVLGSTCHQCRQKTMDTKTICRNEGCGGVRGQFCGPCLRNRYGEDVKSALLDPAWICPPCRGVCNCSHCRRQDGRCATGMLIHLAKFYGYNNVKEYLESLQKQLADDN from the exons ATGCCGGGTACCAGCGGGGAGCACCCGCTCCATCCGCCCGAGCACCAGGAGCCCGGCAGCGGTACCGGACGCCTGTTACCCCTCCCTAGCCAGGCCACACGAGGTACCCCTTCCCCAGCCCGCCtttcccgccgccgccggccggCTCCACCCCGCCACCGCCCCCcgctcctccctcctcctcctcccgcggCAGCCATGGTGCGGCgcggccggcggcggcggcggcgggcggcaaAGGGCCCGGCGACGAGCCGCGGCAAG AAACAGATACCCCAGGATGTGGCTGACATTTTTAATGCTCCCAGTGACAAAGATTTTATTGGGTTCCAAGATGATGCTTCCAAACAGAGGTTGTTGTCAGAAGACAGCTATGCTTGTTTTGATCACCTGGAGTCAGAACAAAAG GGCGTTCGATTTCAGTCCAGATACCTCACTGAAGAACTGCGGAGGATTTTCACTGAAGACACTGATTCTGAAACGGAAGCGTTTGAAGGCTTCACTTCAAGCGAGGTGGATGTGAACAAGAAAGGAGTTCTG GCAACAGAGTCAGACTTGAGTGATGAAGAACACGATAATTTATTGGGtagtgaggaagaagaggaggaagaggtgaagaagAAAGTTTCTCCCAAGAGAAGGTTTGGCCTTCGTGTTTCCTTTCAGTTTCCTACCAGAAAGTCATCTGAGAAAAAAGTGCCTGAACAGGCTTTTTCTAACTTACCTCTAAAGAACAATGAATCCCTCACAcctctttcaaaagaaataagctgcaagCGATGGGATAAACTAGAGGGCTCTGCTTCAGAATCTGAAGAAGACATTAAAGAAACACAGGAGGAAACTTCCAGCGCTCTGCTTAAGAGAGCCAtgaatattaaagaaaataaagccatg CTTGCCCAGTTGCTGGCAGAACTAAATTCCATACCTGACCTCTTCCCAGTGAAAACGCCCGCGTCGACTCCTTCG aaacagaagaaaaccccAAGGAGGACATTTTCTGAAGGCCAGATAACACGTCGCATGAACCCAACCAGAAACGCTCGTCCACCAGAGAAATTTGCCTTGGAAAAATTTACTGTTTCGGCTGTCAAATTTGCAGAACACTTCCGTAGCTATAGACAACAAAACCTCTTGAAAAAGAGACTCACTCTG ggggattgtggagtgCGCAAGAGAAGGAGATCATCAAAATATTCATCTCACCGTCCAGTAGAGGATATTACTGAGGAGGACTTGGACAACATTGCAATCACTGTTAAAGACAAAATCTATGACAAAGTTCTA GGTAGTACTTGCCACCAGTGTCGACAAAAGACAATGGATACGAAGACAATCTGTCGCAACGAGGGCTGTGGAGGAGTAAGGGGGCAGTTTTGTGGACCGTGTCTTCGAAATCGATATGGGGAAGATGTTAAATCTGCCCTGCTTGATCCG GCCTGGATCTGTCCTCCTTGCCGGGGGGTGTGCAACTGCAGCCATTGCCGCCGGCAGGACGGGCGCTGTGCCACAGGCATGCTCATCCACTTGGCCAAGTTCTACGGCTACAACAACGTCAAGGAGTACCTGGAGAG TTTACAAAAGCAACTGGCGGATGACAATTGA
- the CDCA7L gene encoding cell division cycle-associated 7-like protein isoform X3, whose amino-acid sequence MPGTSGEHPLHPPEHQEPGSGTGRLLPLPSQATRGTPSPARLSRRRRPAPPRHRPPLLPPPPPAAAMVRRGRRRRRRAAKGPATSRGKGVRFQSRYLTEELRRIFTEDTDSETEAFEGFTSSEVDVNKKGVLATESDLSDEEHDNLLGSEEEEEEEVKKKVSPKRRFGLRVSFQFPTRKSSEKKVPEQAFSNLPLKNNESLTPLSKEISCKRWDKLEGSASESEEDIKETQEETSSALLKRAMNIKENKAMLAQLLAELNSIPDLFPVKTPASTPSKQKKTPRRTFSEGQITRRMNPTRNARPPEKFALEKFTVSAVKFAEHFRSYRQQNLLKKRLTLQGDCGVRKRRRSSKYSSHRPVEDITEEDLDNIAITVKDKIYDKVLGSTCHQCRQKTMDTKTICRNEGCGGVRGQFCGPCLRNRYGEDVKSALLDPAWICPPCRGVCNCSHCRRQDGRCATGMLIHLAKFYGYNNVKEYLESLQKQLADDN is encoded by the exons ATGCCGGGTACCAGCGGGGAGCACCCGCTCCATCCGCCCGAGCACCAGGAGCCCGGCAGCGGTACCGGACGCCTGTTACCCCTCCCTAGCCAGGCCACACGAGGTACCCCTTCCCCAGCCCGCCtttcccgccgccgccggccggCTCCACCCCGCCACCGCCCCCcgctcctccctcctcctcctcccgcggCAGCCATGGTGCGGCgcggccggcggcggcggcggcgggcggcaaAGGGCCCGGCGACGAGCCGCGGCAAG GGCGTTCGATTTCAGTCCAGATACCTCACTGAAGAACTGCGGAGGATTTTCACTGAAGACACTGATTCTGAAACGGAAGCGTTTGAAGGCTTCACTTCAAGCGAGGTGGATGTGAACAAGAAAGGAGTTCTG GCAACAGAGTCAGACTTGAGTGATGAAGAACACGATAATTTATTGGGtagtgaggaagaagaggaggaagaggtgaagaagAAAGTTTCTCCCAAGAGAAGGTTTGGCCTTCGTGTTTCCTTTCAGTTTCCTACCAGAAAGTCATCTGAGAAAAAAGTGCCTGAACAGGCTTTTTCTAACTTACCTCTAAAGAACAATGAATCCCTCACAcctctttcaaaagaaataagctgcaagCGATGGGATAAACTAGAGGGCTCTGCTTCAGAATCTGAAGAAGACATTAAAGAAACACAGGAGGAAACTTCCAGCGCTCTGCTTAAGAGAGCCAtgaatattaaagaaaataaagccatg CTTGCCCAGTTGCTGGCAGAACTAAATTCCATACCTGACCTCTTCCCAGTGAAAACGCCCGCGTCGACTCCTTCG aaacagaagaaaaccccAAGGAGGACATTTTCTGAAGGCCAGATAACACGTCGCATGAACCCAACCAGAAACGCTCGTCCACCAGAGAAATTTGCCTTGGAAAAATTTACTGTTTCGGCTGTCAAATTTGCAGAACACTTCCGTAGCTATAGACAACAAAACCTCTTGAAAAAGAGACTCACTCTG cagggggattgtggagtgCGCAAGAGAAGGAGATCATCAAAATATTCATCTCACCGTCCAGTAGAGGATATTACTGAGGAGGACTTGGACAACATTGCAATCACTGTTAAAGACAAAATCTATGACAAAGTTCTA GGTAGTACTTGCCACCAGTGTCGACAAAAGACAATGGATACGAAGACAATCTGTCGCAACGAGGGCTGTGGAGGAGTAAGGGGGCAGTTTTGTGGACCGTGTCTTCGAAATCGATATGGGGAAGATGTTAAATCTGCCCTGCTTGATCCG GCCTGGATCTGTCCTCCTTGCCGGGGGGTGTGCAACTGCAGCCATTGCCGCCGGCAGGACGGGCGCTGTGCCACAGGCATGCTCATCCACTTGGCCAAGTTCTACGGCTACAACAACGTCAAGGAGTACCTGGAGAG TTTACAAAAGCAACTGGCGGATGACAATTGA
- the CDCA7L gene encoding cell division cycle-associated 7-like protein isoform X1, giving the protein MPGTSGEHPLHPPEHQEPGSGTGRLLPLPSQATRGTPSPARLSRRRRPAPPRHRPPLLPPPPPAAAMVRRGRRRRRRAAKGPATSRGKKQIPQDVADIFNAPSDKDFIGFQDDASKQRLLSEDSYACFDHLESEQKGVRFQSRYLTEELRRIFTEDTDSETEAFEGFTSSEVDVNKKGVLATESDLSDEEHDNLLGSEEEEEEEVKKKVSPKRRFGLRVSFQFPTRKSSEKKVPEQAFSNLPLKNNESLTPLSKEISCKRWDKLEGSASESEEDIKETQEETSSALLKRAMNIKENKAMLAQLLAELNSIPDLFPVKTPASTPSKQKKTPRRTFSEGQITRRMNPTRNARPPEKFALEKFTVSAVKFAEHFRSYRQQNLLKKRLTLQGDCGVRKRRRSSKYSSHRPVEDITEEDLDNIAITVKDKIYDKVLGSTCHQCRQKTMDTKTICRNEGCGGVRGQFCGPCLRNRYGEDVKSALLDPAWICPPCRGVCNCSHCRRQDGRCATGMLIHLAKFYGYNNVKEYLESLQKQLADDN; this is encoded by the exons ATGCCGGGTACCAGCGGGGAGCACCCGCTCCATCCGCCCGAGCACCAGGAGCCCGGCAGCGGTACCGGACGCCTGTTACCCCTCCCTAGCCAGGCCACACGAGGTACCCCTTCCCCAGCCCGCCtttcccgccgccgccggccggCTCCACCCCGCCACCGCCCCCcgctcctccctcctcctcctcccgcggCAGCCATGGTGCGGCgcggccggcggcggcggcggcgggcggcaaAGGGCCCGGCGACGAGCCGCGGCAAG AAACAGATACCCCAGGATGTGGCTGACATTTTTAATGCTCCCAGTGACAAAGATTTTATTGGGTTCCAAGATGATGCTTCCAAACAGAGGTTGTTGTCAGAAGACAGCTATGCTTGTTTTGATCACCTGGAGTCAGAACAAAAG GGCGTTCGATTTCAGTCCAGATACCTCACTGAAGAACTGCGGAGGATTTTCACTGAAGACACTGATTCTGAAACGGAAGCGTTTGAAGGCTTCACTTCAAGCGAGGTGGATGTGAACAAGAAAGGAGTTCTG GCAACAGAGTCAGACTTGAGTGATGAAGAACACGATAATTTATTGGGtagtgaggaagaagaggaggaagaggtgaagaagAAAGTTTCTCCCAAGAGAAGGTTTGGCCTTCGTGTTTCCTTTCAGTTTCCTACCAGAAAGTCATCTGAGAAAAAAGTGCCTGAACAGGCTTTTTCTAACTTACCTCTAAAGAACAATGAATCCCTCACAcctctttcaaaagaaataagctgcaagCGATGGGATAAACTAGAGGGCTCTGCTTCAGAATCTGAAGAAGACATTAAAGAAACACAGGAGGAAACTTCCAGCGCTCTGCTTAAGAGAGCCAtgaatattaaagaaaataaagccatg CTTGCCCAGTTGCTGGCAGAACTAAATTCCATACCTGACCTCTTCCCAGTGAAAACGCCCGCGTCGACTCCTTCG aaacagaagaaaaccccAAGGAGGACATTTTCTGAAGGCCAGATAACACGTCGCATGAACCCAACCAGAAACGCTCGTCCACCAGAGAAATTTGCCTTGGAAAAATTTACTGTTTCGGCTGTCAAATTTGCAGAACACTTCCGTAGCTATAGACAACAAAACCTCTTGAAAAAGAGACTCACTCTG cagggggattgtggagtgCGCAAGAGAAGGAGATCATCAAAATATTCATCTCACCGTCCAGTAGAGGATATTACTGAGGAGGACTTGGACAACATTGCAATCACTGTTAAAGACAAAATCTATGACAAAGTTCTA GGTAGTACTTGCCACCAGTGTCGACAAAAGACAATGGATACGAAGACAATCTGTCGCAACGAGGGCTGTGGAGGAGTAAGGGGGCAGTTTTGTGGACCGTGTCTTCGAAATCGATATGGGGAAGATGTTAAATCTGCCCTGCTTGATCCG GCCTGGATCTGTCCTCCTTGCCGGGGGGTGTGCAACTGCAGCCATTGCCGCCGGCAGGACGGGCGCTGTGCCACAGGCATGCTCATCCACTTGGCCAAGTTCTACGGCTACAACAACGTCAAGGAGTACCTGGAGAG TTTACAAAAGCAACTGGCGGATGACAATTGA